One segment of Scleropages formosus chromosome 23, fSclFor1.1, whole genome shotgun sequence DNA contains the following:
- the pygo2 gene encoding pygopus homolog 2 isoform X1 produces MAAESGRLAAGQGQGKRGKGAQMKSPEKKKRKSSTQGATFSHLSEFAPPPTPMVDHLVASNPFDDDFSSSSRPGGGGGAPFLPSPGAGGGGGGYGGGGRMAGGMGFIGGPGGPGGGQPNRRPPFGPPPPNTGPHHQLGFGGIPGFGGGSGGGGGGGFPPGGPSQFNMPPNFSPPMHPGPGFNPMLSPGGMGGPGGGGPPHPRFGMPPQQPQHGQGGGHPFNSPPLPSGAGPRGPPHGPLNPMGGMPGGINLMGGMGGGGGNMVGGLPGLPPQGPFPPSQDGPYPGPSPPGSEEGKNFGGGGGPQSLPPPQQQQPNLNPPPPTSATSGPPSSGPQPPQPGGGFPGHPDVQPPNPNTPNQAPSAPPPTNPNSSPTGPLNGPQPPQQQAANQLQGPNSAGGPSNNPGQQQQQQPVPPNSAAASTPYSQQNSAQGPGSLPSQPPGPSQSSMTNSSNSNSSANNPNPPSNSTPTPNTQSPLPPGPTPPSGSAPGPQKLGGGMVFPCGFCLSEVHDDQEAILCEASCQRWFHRDCTGLTEPAYGLLTRESAAVWACDFCLKTKEIQAVYIRQGLGQLVAANEG; encoded by the exons ATGGCTGCCGAATCCGGGAGGCTAGCGGCGGGACAAGGTCAAGGAAAACGAGGCAAAG GTGCACAAATGAAAAGCCccgagaagaagaagaggaaatcCAGTACCCAG GGAGCCACCTTCTCCCACCTCTCTGAGTTCGCACCCCCGCCAACCCCCATGGTGGACCACCTTGTTGCATCCAACCCCTTTGACGATGACTTCAGCTCATCTTCGCGTCCCGGGGGAGGAGGCGGGGCTCCTTTTCTGCCAAGTCCAGGagctggtggtggaggaggaggttaTGGGGGTGGAGGGAGGATGGCTGGGGGAATGGGGTTTATCGGTGGTCCAGGTGGACCAGGAGGAGGGCAGCCCAATCGCAGACCCCCTTTTGGACCTCCACCACCCAATACTGGGCCCCATCACCAGCTCGGGTTTGGGGGGATCCCAGGCTTTGGGGGTGGtagtggaggtggaggaggaggcggtTTCCCTCCAGGGGGTCCTTCACAATTCAACATGCCCCCTAACTTCAGCCCCCCTATGCACCCCGGCCCCGGGTTCAATCCAATGTTGTCTCCAGGAGGTATGGGGGGTCCGGGAGGAGGTGGTCCTCCACACCCTCGGTTTGGAATGCCCCCACAGCAGCCCCAGCATGGTCAAGGGGGTGGACACCCCTTTAACAGTCCCCCGTTACCTAGTGGTGCTGGTCCTCGGGGGCCACCGCACGGCCCCCTCAATCCCATGGGTGGCATGCCAGGGGGGATCAATCTGATGGGTGGCATGGGAGGTGGTGGAGGAAATATGGTGGGGGGGCTTCCGGGATTACCCCCGCAAGGGCCGTTTCCGCCCTCTCAAGATGGCCCCTACCCTGGGCCCAGCCCTCCAGGGAGTGAAGAAGGGAAGAACTTtggtggtggaggggggccACAGTCTCTACCTcctcctcagcagcagcagccaaacCTGAATCCTCCCCCCCCTACCAGTGCCACTTCAGGGCCTCCGTCCTCTGGTCCTCAACCGCCGCAGCCTGGTGGAGGCTTCCCTGGTCACCCTGATGTCCAGCCACCCAACCCCAATACACCCAATCAGGCCCCATCAGCCCCGCCTCCCACCAATCCTAATTCCTCACCCACCGGACCCTTAAATGGCCCTCAGCCACCCCAACAGCAAGCGGCCAATCAGCTGCAGGGCCCTAACTCTGCCGGTGGTCCTAGCAACAACCCtggccaacagcagcagcagcagcctgtaCCCCCCAACTCGGCAGCAGCCTCGACTCCCTACAGTCAGCAGAACAGCGCTCAAGGTCCTGGGTCACTGCCCAGCCAGCCGCCAGGCCCCAGCCAGTCCAGCATGACCAACAGTAGTAACAGCAACAGCTCTGCCAACAACCCCAATCCCCCCTCCaattccacccccacccctaaCACCCAGTCTCCGCTGCCACCGGGTCCTACTCCCCCGTCAGGCTCTGCCCCTGGGCCCCAGAAGTTGGGTGGGGGAATGGTGTTCCCATGTGGCTTCTGCCTTTCGGAAGTGCACGATGACCAGGAGGCCATCCTGTGCGAGGCGTCCTGTCAGCGCTGGTTCCACCGGGACTGCACCGGGCTCACGGAACCGGCGTACGGGCTGCTGACCCGCGAGAGTGCCGCAGTCTGGGCCTGTGACTTCTGCCTCAAGACCAAGGAGATCCAGGCTGTGTACATCCGCCAGGGCCTGGGCCAGCTGGTGGCGGCCAACGAGGGCTGA
- the pygo2 gene encoding pygopus homolog 2 isoform X2, which translates to MKSPEKKKRKSSTQGATFSHLSEFAPPPTPMVDHLVASNPFDDDFSSSSRPGGGGGAPFLPSPGAGGGGGGYGGGGRMAGGMGFIGGPGGPGGGQPNRRPPFGPPPPNTGPHHQLGFGGIPGFGGGSGGGGGGGFPPGGPSQFNMPPNFSPPMHPGPGFNPMLSPGGMGGPGGGGPPHPRFGMPPQQPQHGQGGGHPFNSPPLPSGAGPRGPPHGPLNPMGGMPGGINLMGGMGGGGGNMVGGLPGLPPQGPFPPSQDGPYPGPSPPGSEEGKNFGGGGGPQSLPPPQQQQPNLNPPPPTSATSGPPSSGPQPPQPGGGFPGHPDVQPPNPNTPNQAPSAPPPTNPNSSPTGPLNGPQPPQQQAANQLQGPNSAGGPSNNPGQQQQQQPVPPNSAAASTPYSQQNSAQGPGSLPSQPPGPSQSSMTNSSNSNSSANNPNPPSNSTPTPNTQSPLPPGPTPPSGSAPGPQKLGGGMVFPCGFCLSEVHDDQEAILCEASCQRWFHRDCTGLTEPAYGLLTRESAAVWACDFCLKTKEIQAVYIRQGLGQLVAANEG; encoded by the exons ATGAAAAGCCccgagaagaagaagaggaaatcCAGTACCCAG GGAGCCACCTTCTCCCACCTCTCTGAGTTCGCACCCCCGCCAACCCCCATGGTGGACCACCTTGTTGCATCCAACCCCTTTGACGATGACTTCAGCTCATCTTCGCGTCCCGGGGGAGGAGGCGGGGCTCCTTTTCTGCCAAGTCCAGGagctggtggtggaggaggaggttaTGGGGGTGGAGGGAGGATGGCTGGGGGAATGGGGTTTATCGGTGGTCCAGGTGGACCAGGAGGAGGGCAGCCCAATCGCAGACCCCCTTTTGGACCTCCACCACCCAATACTGGGCCCCATCACCAGCTCGGGTTTGGGGGGATCCCAGGCTTTGGGGGTGGtagtggaggtggaggaggaggcggtTTCCCTCCAGGGGGTCCTTCACAATTCAACATGCCCCCTAACTTCAGCCCCCCTATGCACCCCGGCCCCGGGTTCAATCCAATGTTGTCTCCAGGAGGTATGGGGGGTCCGGGAGGAGGTGGTCCTCCACACCCTCGGTTTGGAATGCCCCCACAGCAGCCCCAGCATGGTCAAGGGGGTGGACACCCCTTTAACAGTCCCCCGTTACCTAGTGGTGCTGGTCCTCGGGGGCCACCGCACGGCCCCCTCAATCCCATGGGTGGCATGCCAGGGGGGATCAATCTGATGGGTGGCATGGGAGGTGGTGGAGGAAATATGGTGGGGGGGCTTCCGGGATTACCCCCGCAAGGGCCGTTTCCGCCCTCTCAAGATGGCCCCTACCCTGGGCCCAGCCCTCCAGGGAGTGAAGAAGGGAAGAACTTtggtggtggaggggggccACAGTCTCTACCTcctcctcagcagcagcagccaaacCTGAATCCTCCCCCCCCTACCAGTGCCACTTCAGGGCCTCCGTCCTCTGGTCCTCAACCGCCGCAGCCTGGTGGAGGCTTCCCTGGTCACCCTGATGTCCAGCCACCCAACCCCAATACACCCAATCAGGCCCCATCAGCCCCGCCTCCCACCAATCCTAATTCCTCACCCACCGGACCCTTAAATGGCCCTCAGCCACCCCAACAGCAAGCGGCCAATCAGCTGCAGGGCCCTAACTCTGCCGGTGGTCCTAGCAACAACCCtggccaacagcagcagcagcagcctgtaCCCCCCAACTCGGCAGCAGCCTCGACTCCCTACAGTCAGCAGAACAGCGCTCAAGGTCCTGGGTCACTGCCCAGCCAGCCGCCAGGCCCCAGCCAGTCCAGCATGACCAACAGTAGTAACAGCAACAGCTCTGCCAACAACCCCAATCCCCCCTCCaattccacccccacccctaaCACCCAGTCTCCGCTGCCACCGGGTCCTACTCCCCCGTCAGGCTCTGCCCCTGGGCCCCAGAAGTTGGGTGGGGGAATGGTGTTCCCATGTGGCTTCTGCCTTTCGGAAGTGCACGATGACCAGGAGGCCATCCTGTGCGAGGCGTCCTGTCAGCGCTGGTTCCACCGGGACTGCACCGGGCTCACGGAACCGGCGTACGGGCTGCTGACCCGCGAGAGTGCCGCAGTCTGGGCCTGTGACTTCTGCCTCAAGACCAAGGAGATCCAGGCTGTGTACATCCGCCAGGGCCTGGGCCAGCTGGTGGCGGCCAACGAGGGCTGA